One genomic segment of Sminthopsis crassicaudata isolate SCR6 chromosome 4, ASM4859323v1, whole genome shotgun sequence includes these proteins:
- the MIEN1 gene encoding migration and invasion enhancer 1 → MSGEPGDVVPTPGEPLPGSGVRIVVEYCEPCGFESTYLELASAVKEEYPGIEIESRLGGTGAFEIEINGQLVFSKLENGGFPYEKDLIEAIRRASSGEPLQKITNSRPPCVIL, encoded by the exons ATGAGCGGGGAGCCCGGGGACGTAGTGCCCACTCCCGGGGAGCCCCTGCCGGGCAGCGGGGTGCGCATCGTGGTGGAGTACTG CGAACCCTGCGGATTTGAGTCCACCTACCTGGAGCTGGCCAGCGCGGTGAAGGAGGAGTACCCCGGCATTGAGATCGAGTCGCGCCTTGGGGGCACTG GAGCCTTCGAGATTGAGATCAATGGGCAGTTGGTCTTTTCCAAGCTGGAGAATGGGGGGTTTCCCTACGAAAAGGAT CTTATTGAGGCTATCCGAAGAGCCAGTAGTGGGGAGCCTCTGCAGAAGATCACCAATAGCCGCCCCCCCTGTGTCATCCTGTGA